One part of the Lotus japonicus ecotype B-129 chromosome 2, LjGifu_v1.2 genome encodes these proteins:
- the LOC130740383 gene encoding uncharacterized protein LOC130740383, whose protein sequence is MANKYHVRSNSFPSASHPNAIRVEEDLSKIKAWEATSTSKSIGSGLSLLEDLFISLEDLLNMASIQKAISQHQGEKSMEELLDASVTILDICGITRDTMSQIKENVQALHSVLRRRKGDSSIEKSVAEYIFLSKKVKKNAKKLITSLKKMDAKFGASPILNQDHQLSAVIRVLREVIAMSMSTFQSLLSFLAVPASKSKTYKWLVVAKLMHKGVIACEQNKENVNEFHCVEASLSTLLCETANSAKVKVAHENLEALENAIESLENDLERVFRHLVKTRASLLNMMTL, encoded by the coding sequence ATGGCAAACAagtaccatgttcgttcaaaTAGTTTTCCTTCTGCATCTCATCCTAACGCCATCAGGGTAGAGGAGGATCTGAGCAAGATCAAGGCTTGGGAAGCCACATCCACATCAAAATCAATTGGATCCGGCCTTTCCTTGCTTGAAGATTTGTTCATTAGCTTGGAAGATCTTCTCAACATGGCTTCAATCCAAAAAGCGATTTCTCAACATCAAGGTGAAAAAAGCATGGAAGAACTGTTGGATGCTTCAGTGACAATCTTGGACATCTGTGGGATCACAAGGGACACCATGTCACAGATTAAGGAAAATGTTCAAGCCCTTCACTCTGTTCTTCGAAGGAGAAAGGGAGATTCAAGCATTGAAAAAAGTGTAGCTGAATACATCTTCTTGTCtaagaaagtgaagaagaatGCCAAAAAGTTGatcacatctttgaagaagatggatgCCAAATTTGGAGCGTCACCAATCTTGAATCAAGATCACCAACTCAGTGCTGTGATTAGAGTGCTTAGAGAAGTCATTGCAATGAGCATGTCTACATTCCAATCCCTTTTATCATTCTTGGCCGTGCCTGCTTCAAAGTCAAAGACATATAAATGGTTAGTGGTAGCAAAGTTGATGCATAAAGGGGTGATTGCTTGTGAACAGAACAAAGAGAATGTCAATGAATTCCATTGTGTGGAAGCATCTTTAAGCACCCTTTTATGTGAAACCGCAAATAGTGCAAAGGTGAAGGTTGCACATGAAAATTTGGAGGCTTTAGAGAATGCCATTGAAAGTCTTGAGAATGATTTGGAGAGAGTATTTAGGCATTTGGTAAAAACCAGAGCCTCCCTTCTCAACATGATGACTCTATAG